A region from the Schistocerca serialis cubense isolate TAMUIC-IGC-003099 chromosome 1, iqSchSeri2.2, whole genome shotgun sequence genome encodes:
- the LOC126458570 gene encoding uncharacterized protein LOC126458570, translated as MEAYEGAILVPMAVPFNCWYVWPSKVKKLWVRMKLAKVMRKGVLGRVAGDRRERKCSIAARPWTCGIFVYKEVASMVTRMVSGGNRLGKDSRRSRKWLVSLMKDGRLHVMG; from the exons atggag gcgtacgagggggccatcctggtacccatggctgttccctttaattgttggtatgtctggccttcaaaagtgaagaagttgtgggtcaggatgaagctggctaaggtaatgaggaaaggggttttaggtagggtggcaggtgatcggcgtgaaaggaaatgctccatcgcagcgaggccctggacgtgcggaatatttgtgtataaggaagtggcatcaatggttacaaggatggtttccgggggtaacagattgggtaaggattccaggcgttcaaggaagtggttggtgtctttgatgaaggatgggagactgcatgtaatgggttga